From Myxococcus stipitatus, one genomic window encodes:
- a CDS encoding asparaginase, whose protein sequence is MNAFAIESTRSGFVESVHSVHVAVVDVAGRLVASAGAPQRMTWWRSAAKPFQALPVVEEGAADHFGFGARELALMCGSHSSEPVHRALAMSMLRACGVEESLLACGPHPPLSQAVADEALRANVVITPRWSNCSGKHAGMLALARHRGWDVAGYAREGHPVQACITEAVARWTGVAREQLWLGVDGCTAMCFGLPLVAMAGAYARLGVSDAPGARRVREAMVAHPELVAGTRRLCTELIALSRGEVVAKVGAEGVYCAALPSLGLGVALKVEDGDARCSPPALLEVLRQVGERQGPRLPWSELGHHLAPELRNTRGEVIGGLRVAGALQVH, encoded by the coding sequence ATGAACGCCTTCGCCATCGAGTCCACGCGCTCGGGGTTCGTCGAGTCCGTCCATTCCGTCCACGTCGCGGTGGTGGACGTGGCGGGACGACTGGTGGCCTCCGCGGGAGCGCCCCAGCGGATGACGTGGTGGCGCTCCGCCGCGAAGCCCTTCCAGGCCCTGCCCGTGGTGGAGGAGGGGGCGGCGGACCACTTCGGCTTCGGCGCCCGCGAGCTGGCGTTGATGTGTGGCTCGCACTCCAGCGAGCCCGTCCACCGCGCGCTGGCCATGTCCATGCTGCGCGCGTGCGGCGTGGAGGAGTCGCTCCTGGCGTGCGGGCCGCATCCGCCGCTGTCCCAGGCGGTGGCGGACGAGGCGCTGCGCGCGAACGTCGTCATCACCCCACGCTGGAGCAACTGCTCGGGCAAGCACGCGGGGATGCTCGCGCTGGCGCGACACCGGGGCTGGGACGTGGCGGGCTACGCGCGAGAGGGGCACCCGGTGCAGGCGTGCATCACGGAGGCGGTGGCCCGGTGGACGGGCGTGGCCCGCGAGCAGCTGTGGCTCGGCGTGGATGGCTGCACGGCGATGTGCTTCGGCCTGCCGCTGGTGGCCATGGCCGGGGCCTATGCGCGCCTGGGGGTTTCGGACGCGCCCGGGGCGCGGCGCGTGCGCGAGGCGATGGTGGCGCACCCGGAGCTGGTGGCGGGCACCCGTCGCCTGTGCACGGAGCTCATCGCCCTGTCGCGAGGCGAGGTGGTGGCGAAGGTGGGGGCCGAGGGCGTCTACTGCGCGGCCCTGCCCTCCCTGGGCTTGGGCGTGGCCTTGAAGGTGGAGGACGGCGACGCGCGCTGCTCGCCACCGGCGCTGCTGGAGGTGCTGCGCCAGGTGGGGGAGCGCCAGGGGCCGCGGCTGCCCTGGTC